Proteins encoded within one genomic window of Spirulina major PCC 6313:
- a CDS encoding ribosomal protein L7/L12, with amino-acid sequence MSAKVNQIIEIMKTLTLMEASELIDQIEFNFGVDAGAMPVKWFQGMDNGAIALETCDVVLDAVPSNRRVAIAKAVWMVTGVDLKQAKALVKRPPAILKTAVDGREAAKIRAYLESYGASVSFR; translated from the coding sequence ATGTCTGCAAAAGTGAACCAAATCATCGAGATCATGAAAACCTTAACCCTGATGGAAGCCAGCGAATTGATCGACCAAATCGAGTTCAACTTTGGGGTGGATGCGGGGGCGATGCCCGTGAAGTGGTTCCAAGGGATGGACAATGGCGCGATCGCGTTAGAGACCTGCGATGTGGTACTCGATGCCGTGCCGTCAAATCGTCGGGTGGCGATCGCCAAAGCCGTCTGGATGGTGACGGGGGTAGATTTAAAACAAGCCAAAGCCCTCGTAAAACGGCCACCCGCCATCCTGAAAACCGCCGTCGATGGCCGCGAAGCCGCCAAAATCCGCGCCTACCTCGAATCCTACGGCGCATCGGTGTCCTTTCGCTAA
- a CDS encoding sulfotransferase family protein, whose amino-acid sequence MTLPNFLIIGAPKAGTTSLYRYLRQHPQVFMSPAKEPNFFAFGGDAPPDFNGPGDRDEPTTLDLATYQNLFAKVTDELAAGEASTVYLYSPDAPQRIHATIPDAKLIAILRNPIDRAFSNYLHLRRSQREPLPDFGQALQAEAERIANHWKPFWYYQAQGLYGQQLQRYLQYFERDQLGIWLFDDLKNDELGTIREIFTFLGVDPTFQPNTGERVRVTPPVPKNQWLHNLLNRPNPLKAIAKSILPQGLRSQVSAQVNQKNLTQPKPTERDRAQLIASYRDDIEQLQTILHRDLSHWLR is encoded by the coding sequence ATGACATTACCCAATTTCCTCATTATTGGCGCACCGAAAGCCGGGACAACCTCCCTCTATCGCTATCTGCGTCAACATCCCCAAGTGTTCATGAGTCCAGCGAAGGAGCCGAATTTTTTCGCCTTTGGGGGCGATGCGCCGCCGGATTTTAACGGACCGGGCGATCGCGACGAACCCACCACCCTCGACCTGGCAACCTACCAAAACTTATTCGCCAAAGTCACTGACGAACTCGCCGCCGGGGAAGCCTCCACGGTCTATCTCTACAGTCCCGACGCACCCCAACGCATCCATGCCACGATCCCCGATGCAAAACTAATCGCCATCCTCCGCAACCCCATCGATCGCGCCTTTTCTAACTATCTCCATCTCCGCCGCAGCCAACGCGAACCCCTCCCCGACTTTGGCCAAGCCCTCCAAGCCGAAGCCGAACGCATCGCCAACCATTGGAAACCCTTTTGGTATTACCAAGCCCAAGGATTATACGGGCAACAATTGCAGCGTTATTTGCAATATTTTGAGCGCGATCAGTTGGGAATTTGGCTCTTTGATGATCTGAAAAATGATGAACTGGGCACGATTCGCGAAATTTTCACGTTCCTCGGTGTTGATCCCACGTTTCAACCCAATACCGGGGAGCGGGTGCGCGTCACGCCCCCCGTGCCGAAAAATCAATGGTTACACAATCTGCTCAATCGCCCCAACCCGTTAAAAGCGATCGCGAAATCAATCCTGCCCCAGGGACTGCGATCGCAAGTATCCGCCCAAGTCAATCAAAAAAACCTCACCCAGCCCAAACCCACGGAGCGCGATCGCGCCCAACTCATCGCCTCCTATCGCGACGACATCGAACAATTACAAACCATTCTCCACCGCGATTTATCCCACTGGCTCCGCTAG